Proteins from one Lacrimispora sphenoides genomic window:
- a CDS encoding class I SAM-dependent methyltransferase, giving the protein MKAYERETDMWNKIFEEYQPLDLREIELKVEPMFDEALELFASRTKRVLDFGCGTGDVSFQYLQYQPDHQIIGVDKAETGIRFAKETAKLSHYRRTHFFTGGEEFLDQFEEEKFDGIILSNVLDVMPKDVSSETMLKLNSLLKHDGYWFIKMNPYYSKEELDSFGYQKKGGNLYEEEGILHLRQATTEYWKKQLSKFGEIISYLEFQYTWQKGMNRLFVIKK; this is encoded by the coding sequence ATGAAAGCCTATGAACGTGAGACAGATATGTGGAACAAGATATTTGAAGAATATCAGCCATTGGATCTAAGAGAGATAGAACTAAAGGTTGAACCAATGTTTGACGAAGCGTTGGAACTGTTTGCCAGCAGAACAAAACGAGTGTTGGACTTTGGATGCGGAACTGGTGATGTTTCTTTTCAATATCTGCAGTATCAACCAGATCATCAGATTATTGGAGTAGATAAAGCAGAAACAGGTATTAGATTTGCAAAAGAAACAGCCAAGCTGAGTCATTATAGAAGAACCCATTTCTTTACTGGAGGAGAGGAATTCTTAGATCAGTTTGAGGAAGAGAAGTTTGACGGAATTATTTTATCAAATGTTCTGGATGTAATGCCTAAAGATGTTTCCAGTGAAACGATGCTTAAGTTAAACAGTCTCTTGAAACATGACGGCTACTGGTTTATCAAAATGAACCCTTATTATTCTAAAGAAGAACTTGATTCGTTTGGCTATCAGAAAAAAGGGGGGAATCTATATGAAGAAGAAGGGATACTTCATCTTCGTCAGGCCACTACAGAATATTGGAAGAAACAGTTATCAAAATTTGGTGAGATTATTTCTTATTTAGAATTCCAATATACTTGGCAGAAAGGTATGAACAGGCTCTTTGTAATTAAAAAATAA
- a CDS encoding type IV secretory system conjugative DNA transfer family protein has translation MMMSSDLVLGYDYDKWYGYGLKQPITTDISTKTNSHTILCGMSGSGKSYSINILFAKLCVANPEGTVYFADFKQDDSFEYLRGCPRYYPYNSSLEALETVYEILHKRQSGEDTSRNPVTLIWDEYMANILAIQSTEKKKADEVMRKVSEILMLGRSLAVRLIISCQRPDASPFPSGSRLNYGIIIIVGAPIRSIYEMLIPKEYIDKIGDRNFVIGEGIVLLQGSKLGFVKVPLFGMRRK, from the coding sequence ATGATGATGAGCTCTGATTTAGTTCTCGGCTATGATTACGATAAATGGTATGGCTATGGCTTGAAACAACCAATTACAACAGATATTTCTACAAAGACCAATAGCCATACAATATTATGTGGAATGTCTGGAAGCGGTAAGAGTTACTCAATTAATATACTATTTGCAAAGTTATGTGTTGCAAATCCCGAAGGTACAGTTTATTTCGCTGATTTTAAGCAGGATGATAGCTTTGAATATCTTCGTGGATGTCCTCGTTATTATCCATATAACAGCTCTTTAGAAGCCTTAGAGACCGTATACGAGATTCTTCACAAGAGACAGTCTGGAGAAGATACATCGAGAAATCCGGTCACGCTTATATGGGATGAATATATGGCGAATATTCTTGCTATACAGAGCACGGAGAAGAAAAAAGCAGATGAAGTTATGCGTAAAGTATCAGAAATATTGATGCTTGGACGTTCTTTGGCTGTAAGGCTCATTATTTCTTGTCAACGTCCAGATGCTTCCCCTTTTCCCTCAGGTAGTCGTTTGAACTATGGAATAATCATAATCGTAGGTGCTCCAATAAGAAGCATATATGAAATGCTTATACCGAAAGAATACATTGACAAAATCGGTGATAGAAACTTTGTTATAGGCGAAGGCATTGTATTATTGCAGGGGTCTAAACTTGGGTTTGTAAAAGTGCCTTTATTCGGGATGCGGAGAAAATGA
- a CDS encoding HD domain-containing protein, whose protein sequence is MNMNKQHGLGSTDKMPREYLEAILLSDKGIQLLEDELFIISPELIVCKNCEQNMPAHRVPVLAHTYEVVNGVKKDITLKLAALYHDIGKPYTKRTINGVDSFKGHEKISELLADLILQRLGFEDNVRQDVCLLIRFHDFDLSPTKESIDDIIQKTGAKLVLPLLELQLSDLLAHSEQKVNEFISIRESTLKYYLNYLENKIES, encoded by the coding sequence ATGAATATGAATAAACAACATGGATTGGGTAGTACTGATAAAATGCCAAGAGAATACTTAGAAGCTATATTATTGAGTGATAAAGGAATACAATTGTTAGAAGATGAACTTTTTATAATTTCTCCGGAATTAATTGTTTGCAAAAATTGTGAACAAAATATGCCAGCTCACCGTGTACCAGTACTTGCCCATACCTATGAGGTAGTAAACGGCGTAAAGAAAGATATCACCCTGAAACTGGCTGCTTTGTATCATGATATTGGCAAACCTTATACCAAGAGAACAATCAATGGAGTTGACAGCTTTAAGGGGCATGAGAAGATCAGCGAATTACTGGCGGATTTGATTTTACAGAGACTAGGATTTGAAGATAATGTCCGACAGGATGTTTGTTTATTAATTAGATTTCATGATTTTGATTTATCACCCACTAAAGAAAGTATTGATGATATCATACAAAAAACTGGTGCAAAATTGGTGCTGCCTTTACTGGAACTACAGCTATCTGATTTACTGGCTCATTCTGAGCAAAAAGTAAATGAATTTATTTCTATAAGAGAAAGCACCTTAAAATATTATTTAAATTACTTAGAAAATAAGATTGAGTCATAA
- a CDS encoding helix-turn-helix domain-containing protein, whose protein sequence is MEHEITLNQFKNKKLLPQLFTVLLGFSTILMVVTSFVVNHQTTNSIMQKNNQTYSNMVKVSSQTLDTLLFGYHDSLTHITYDAAIIDSVVSPKPQEHASNYQVLSVLNGYCQENEAIEEIYLHIRKTDQILTSTYAASTLDQFSEINLIKNHIGNYHTTSLLKSGRTTSIELYNGRIYLVRDFPLNRDKSLGTLYMKLNSSTIFGSTLSASQTSYSYLLAYDNNWNPLFPNLIDYQRLPEHVFSILSDADIDNTGTRNIDGYHYFFFPSEQSHINLVLSVNDTYFSPGIKDALKNAFPFLILIMVLSIILTACILYLSYFPILKLTKMVSIGGTDQGAVKNEWEFLTERFFTISQKREELDQILGSMVPQISREFYFELLNGKPLEQEYIETMLTNLESPLKPYGTFGIVALTVSDTLEFTKREQILEHLSRLLNDYTDKLCNYIFQQVDKSLYAFMIQYNPNANQYQITNLEIKLEQIFYELMDIQEQAWMEIGPKCNSLQHISVSYIETLKRLTQKKYLTKENLMIESEEPDDSVTLNYSYFQVQLSAITGYLMEGNDELAMQKSLQLCNLIYKGQSPDETYGAFECYRQAFQNTLTTYNIIETNQKEYAFVFEDLAYKTDVELTPESVKEYMERFCIAAIHLLFSKYQKQQHKYLIKAKRFIEEHYTDPDLSLNLLAEECGTTTSYLSKLFKESFGINFVEYLNRHRIDQAKELLDVGMDTIGEIASATGFNSQQNFIRVFKKHMGKTPGQYRSVK, encoded by the coding sequence ATGGAACATGAAATAACTTTAAACCAATTTAAAAACAAAAAATTGCTTCCCCAACTCTTCACTGTACTGTTGGGATTCAGTACGATATTGATGGTTGTTACTTCTTTTGTTGTAAATCATCAAACCACAAACTCCATTATGCAGAAAAATAATCAGACCTATTCAAATATGGTAAAAGTGTCATCCCAAACCCTGGATACACTGCTCTTCGGTTATCACGATTCACTCACACATATTACCTATGATGCGGCGATCATCGACTCTGTGGTCAGTCCCAAACCCCAGGAACATGCCTCTAACTATCAGGTACTATCTGTCTTAAACGGCTATTGCCAGGAAAATGAAGCGATCGAAGAAATCTATCTGCATATACGCAAAACAGATCAGATACTCACATCAACCTATGCAGCAAGTACGTTGGATCAGTTTTCAGAAATAAATTTGATAAAAAACCATATTGGGAATTATCACACGACCTCTTTATTAAAAAGCGGTCGTACAACTTCTATCGAACTGTATAACGGAAGAATTTACCTTGTCCGTGACTTTCCGTTAAATAGAGATAAAAGCCTCGGCACCTTATACATGAAGCTTAATTCCAGTACCATTTTTGGCAGTACATTGTCAGCCAGCCAAACCTCTTACAGTTACCTTCTGGCCTATGATAACAACTGGAATCCGCTCTTTCCGAATTTGATTGACTACCAAAGACTTCCAGAGCATGTTTTCAGCATATTATCCGATGCAGATATAGATAATACCGGTACCCGGAACATTGATGGGTATCATTACTTCTTCTTCCCCTCTGAGCAGTCACATATAAACCTGGTTCTGTCAGTCAATGACACCTACTTTTCACCCGGAATCAAAGACGCTTTGAAAAATGCTTTTCCTTTTTTAATTTTGATAATGGTACTCAGCATCATACTCACCGCCTGTATTCTCTATTTAAGCTATTTTCCAATTTTGAAACTGACGAAAATGGTTTCTATCGGGGGAACGGATCAAGGAGCCGTCAAAAATGAATGGGAATTCTTGACGGAGCGGTTCTTTACCATTTCCCAGAAGAGGGAAGAATTAGATCAAATCCTGGGCAGCATGGTCCCTCAGATATCCAGAGAATTTTACTTTGAGCTGCTAAACGGCAAACCACTGGAACAGGAATACATAGAAACTATGCTCACCAATTTAGAGAGTCCTTTAAAACCCTACGGAACCTTTGGTATTGTGGCGCTGACGGTATCAGATACACTTGAATTTACAAAACGGGAGCAGATTTTGGAGCACTTGTCCCGTTTGCTTAATGACTACACAGACAAGCTTTGCAATTATATCTTTCAACAAGTTGATAAGAGCCTCTATGCATTTATGATCCAATACAACCCAAATGCAAACCAATATCAAATCACAAACTTAGAAATTAAATTAGAGCAAATTTTTTACGAACTTATGGATATCCAGGAGCAAGCTTGGATGGAGATCGGACCAAAATGCAATTCCTTGCAACATATCTCTGTCTCATATATAGAAACCCTGAAGAGGCTTACCCAGAAAAAATACCTGACTAAAGAAAACCTGATGATTGAATCAGAAGAACCCGATGATTCTGTAACTTTGAACTATAGTTATTTCCAGGTACAGCTCTCGGCTATTACCGGATACCTGATGGAAGGAAATGATGAGTTGGCTATGCAAAAATCATTACAACTATGCAATCTTATCTATAAGGGGCAATCACCGGATGAAACATATGGTGCATTTGAGTGCTATCGGCAGGCATTTCAAAACACCCTCACAACGTATAACATTATAGAAACGAACCAGAAAGAATATGCATTTGTCTTTGAGGATTTGGCTTATAAAACAGATGTGGAATTAACGCCTGAATCAGTAAAAGAATATATGGAACGATTCTGTATCGCCGCCATCCATCTCCTCTTTAGTAAATATCAGAAACAGCAGCATAAATACTTGATTAAAGCAAAGCGATTTATCGAGGAACATTATACGGATCCTGACTTGTCACTTAATCTTCTGGCTGAAGAGTGCGGTACAACCACCAGCTACTTAAGTAAATTATTTAAGGAGAGCTTTGGAATAAACTTCGTCGAATATCTGAACCGTCATCGTATTGATCAGGCGAAGGAACTGCTGGATGTCGGTATGGATACCATTGGAGAAATCGCTTCTGCAACAGGATTCAATTCACAGCAGAATTTTATCCGGGTATTTAAAAAGCACATGGGAAAAACTCCGGGTCAGTACCGCTCTGTAAAGTAA
- a CDS encoding VOC family protein: MWNCQSKNHLNYFRTSNTHNICIAFTVDDVGGEFERLKEFGIEIVDPPTQDLGAQKI, encoded by the coding sequence ATGTGGAATTGTCAGAGCAAGAACCACCTGAATTACTTTCGAACATCCAACACACATAACATTTGTATTGCATTTACGGTAGATGATGTAGGTGGCGAATTTGAGAGATTAAAAGAATTTGGCATTGAAATTGTTGATCCTCCAACCCAAGACCTTGGGGCGCAAAAAATATGA